From a single Desulfomonilia bacterium genomic region:
- a CDS encoding endonuclease/exonuclease/phosphatase family protein yields MAQIKAMTINVWSGLNYKGIFRMGSYEPSTETARRFEGLIREIKRLSPDIITVNEANPLPRYAEELASRTGYDCIWHMGVSGLRLGRFGIPINLREGDVILARKGLGLEFSGQIKLAGPGIVKPSYSIHTGDLTQALLGKITWEGEIVYVCATHWHATLGGIDALENAENLAERFSYPEKEYTRVINTIYGDIRFKMREARNTLKFIKKYVSLGNPVILMGDLNAEPDRPEIECLRLNGFSGAASGGPGFTWDPETNTNLIKYYPDNFDKKYDSLYDHLRAVYERSFRREIDYIMVNRLAHLHESRLCANEPFDGSHISDHFGVFAEIEIL; encoded by the coding sequence ATGGCGCAGATAAAGGCCATGACCATAAACGTATGGTCAGGGCTCAACTACAAGGGCATTTTCAGGATGGGTTCATATGAGCCCTCAACAGAAACTGCCAGAAGGTTCGAAGGTCTGATCAGGGAAATAAAAAGGCTTTCCCCCGATATAATCACAGTAAACGAGGCCAATCCCCTGCCCCGCTATGCTGAAGAGCTTGCATCACGCACAGGATACGACTGCATATGGCATATGGGTGTATCAGGTCTGCGTCTTGGAAGGTTCGGCATACCGATCAATCTGAGAGAAGGTGATGTGATACTTGCAAGAAAGGGACTTGGACTTGAATTCTCAGGACAGATAAAGCTTGCAGGTCCCGGTATTGTCAAGCCGTCATATTCAATCCATACGGGCGACCTGACTCAGGCGCTGCTCGGGAAGATAACCTGGGAAGGAGAAATCGTGTATGTCTGTGCGACACACTGGCATGCGACTCTAGGCGGAATTGATGCATTGGAGAATGCAGAAAACCTTGCAGAGAGATTTTCATATCCGGAAAAAGAATATACCCGGGTTATTAATACGATATACGGCGACATCCGCTTCAAAATGCGTGAGGCAAGGAACACACTGAAGTTCATTAAAAAATATGTCTCTTTGGGCAACCCCGTAATCCTTATGGGTGACCTCAACGCAGAGCCGGACAGACCCGAAATAGAATGTCTGAGACTGAACGGCTTCAGTGGGGCCGCTTCCGGCGGCCCGGGCTTCACATGGGATCCTGAAACGAACACCAACCTCATAAAATACTATCCTGATAATTTCGATAAAAAATATGACAGCCTCTATGATCATCTCCGAGCCGTCTACGAAAGATCGTTCAGGCGTGAAATAGACTACATCATGGTCAACAGACTTGCGCATCTGCATGAATCAAGACTCTGCGCAAATGAACCATTTGACGGCTCGCACATTTCAGATCATTTCGGGGTGTTTGCAGAAATTGAAATCCTTTAG